CCGTCGCGCTGGGCGTGCTGCTGGGCGGCACCGCCCTGATCGCCCTGGAATCCGAGATGCTCTCCGGCGCGCTGGAGGCCACCGCGAGCACCCTGGGCCTCAGCGAGTTCTTCCTGGGGATCATCGTGCTGGCGGTCGTGGGGAACTTCGCGGAGTACATCGCCGCCACGTACTTCGCGCGGCGCGGCCAGATGGACCTCGCCGTGAACATCGGCATCGGCGCGACCGTGCAGGTGGCCCTGCTGACCGCCCCACTGCTGGTGATCATCGGGTATGTCCTGGGCCACCCCATGAACCTGGTGTTCAGCAGTCCGCTGGAACTCATCGCGATCATCGCCGTGGCCCTGATCGTCACCAGCGTGACCAAGGACGGCGAGACCACGTGGTTCGAGGGCGTGCTGCTGCTCGCGGTGTACCTCGCGCTGGCCCTGGCGTTCTACTTCGTCACGCCGCGTGGCGCGGAGGCCGCCGAGGGCGCGGCCCTGGCGCTGCGAAGCCTCATGGGCTGACGCGCTCGGGCGTGTCCGCCAGCGCCTGCACCGCCGGGCGCAGCGCGGGCAGCTCCACCGTGACCGTGTGCCACACCAGCGCCGGGTCCAGCCCGAAGTAGTTGTGTGCCACCACGTTCCGGATGTCGCGCAGCAGCGCCCACGGAACGGCCGGGTGCGTGTCCTGCACCGACTGCGGGATGTACTTGGTCCCCTCGCCCAGCCGCAGCAGCAGGAGCAGCGCCGCGTCCCGCGTGCGCTCGTCCCGCACGAACGTCGCGTAGGTCAGTCCCGAGACGTGCGCCGCGAGCCGGTCGAGGATCTCCAGCAGTTCCACCACCCGGAAACGCCAGCGCTTGGCGCGGTGTGCGGCCGGCAGCGGCGTGGGCACGGCCATCACGTCCACGGCGTCCGCCAGGATCTCGGCCCGGAGTGGCGGCGTCAGCGCGGCCTCCGTCACCACGTCCACCCGCCGCGCCAGCAGCCCCTCCAGCACCGCGCGCGCCCGCATCACATCGAGCAGGCCGCGCGCTGGCCCCGGCACGAAGTCCACCAGCAGGTCGATGTCCGACTCGGCCCGCGCCTCGCCGCGCGCGACCGACCCGAACACCCGCACGCGCGCCACGCCCACCGCCGCCCACGCCGGCTGCCCCGAGCGCAGCAGCGCCGCCACCGTGTTCAGGCGCAGGTCGGGAAACAGGGCGGCCAGCGGCTCGGAAGCACTCACCCGCCGAGCATAGTGCCGCGCGCCCGCGCTTATGCTGACTCCGTGATCGTCGCCGTCGGCCATGACCTGATCGAGATCGAACGCATCCGCGGCATGCTCGCCCGCGAGGGCCGGCGCGCCGAGAAGCTCTTCGCGCCCACCGAACTCGCGTACTGCGCCCGCCTGAGCGACCCCGCCCCCAGCCTCGCCGCGCGCTTCGCCGCCAAGGAGGCCTTCCAGAAGGTCTGGCCCCGCCCTCACGGCTGGCGCGACGTGTGGGTGCAGCGCGACCGCACCCCGGACGGCCCCTTCCCCTTCGCGCCTCCGGTCCTCGGCTACGCCCCCCACATCGCCGCCGAGATGCAGGAGCGCGGCTGGGTGGCCCACCTGACCCTCACCCACACCAAGGAACACGCCTCGGCCGTGGTGGTGCTGGAGGCGAGATAGGAAGCGAAAAGCTTAGTGCTACCCGGAAGCGCAACATACAGGGCGGATTCGGCAGCGGTGGTCGCACTCAACTCTATGTCAACCTCCCCACAAGGGGACGAGCTTCAAAACCGAGGCGTCCCACCCTGTGCCTGACCGAACGCCGTCGCGCGTGGTCCCATCCGCTCGGGGGCGGCCCCTTGATCCTCGTGCTCAGAGGACGTCGGCTCACTCACTCATGGGCGCGCAGCGCGCGGGCGGTGACGGCGACAACGCCCGAGGCAGGAACGCGCCCCCACGCTGACGAGACTCCAGTACCGGCCAGTTCAAACAACGTGGCGACCACCTGACCGGGGCAGGGGGCCGGGGGTGGGGTCACGCAGCCCACACGCTACCCTCCCCACCATGCCCATCCGCCTGATCGCCACGGACCTCGACGGCACCCTGCTCCGCAGCGACCTGAGCGTCAGTCCCCGCACCCGCACCACCCTGGACGCCGCCCGCCGCGCAGGTCTCCACGTCGTACCGGTCACGGCCAGGCAGCCGCGCGGGGTGCGCCGGATCGCGGAGGCGGCGGGATTTACCGGCTGGGCGCTGTGCGGGAACGGCGCGCACGGGGTGCATCTGGGCACGGGCGAGACACTGTTCGCGGCGCACGTGGAATCGGACGTGCAGCGGGCGCTGGCCGTGGCGCTGGCGGCGCGGGTGCCGGGGACGCTGTTCGTGTCAGTGCGGGAGGGCGGCGAGGTGTTCGTGGCGCAGGCGGGCTACGCGCAGCTCGCGCACTTCGAGGACCACAAGCGCGAGCCGGCGGACATGGGCGCGCACGACCTGGACGCCGTGCTGGCCGAACCGAGCCTGAAATTCATCGTGCGCCACCCGACGCTCACGCCACGCGACCTGCTGCCGGAGCTGCGCGCCCTGGGCCTGCCGGGCTTCGCGGTGACGCACAGCGGCGCGCCGTTCCTGGAGGTACTGGCCGAGGGCGTGAGCAAGGCGTGGGGGCTGACGCGGCTGTGCGCGCACCTGGGCGTGCAGCGGGAAGAGGTGCTGGCCTTCGGAGACGCGCCCAACGACGCGGAGATGCTGGCGTGGGCGGGCCGCGGCGTGGCGATGGCGAACGCGGACCCGGAGGCCCGGGACGCGGCGGGCGAGATGACCGCCAGCAACGACGACGACGGCGTGGCGCGGGTGATCGAGGCGCTGCTGGCGTGACGGGGCGCGCGGGAACGCGGCGGGAATCGTCAGCGGGGTGACAGGTGGGGCGAGAGCGCGGGCCTACGCTGGAGCATGAACTGTATCCGCTGGGTGGTGACGGCGGCCCTGCTGACGCTTGGGCCGGGAGCATTCGCGCAGGGCACGGCGGCCACGCCGCCATCCGGCAGCGCGGCGCGCACGCCGGCCGAGCAGTTCGCACTGACGCGGGGCCGGGCGCTGATGCTGGAGTTCTACGCGGTGAAGCTCGACGGGCTGTGGAACGCCTTCACGCCGGACGTGCAGCAGCAGTGGGGGGACCTCAGCGGCTTCCGCGCGTTCCGCCAGACGGGCGTGCAGCAGTACGGCCGGGAGACGCAGCTGGTGAACGAGCAGACCTTCACGCGCGCGGGCGAGTCGTTCTACGTGCGCAGCGCGGTGTTCGAGGGCGCGCCCCAGCAGGTGTGGGGACTGGTCATCGGCTTCACCGGACTGCGGGTCACGACCTTTGCGATCAACCTGCTCGAAGACCGCTCGTCGGATCAGACGGCGGTCGCGCCGGCGCTGCTGGCCGGACGCTGACGCTCACGGACCGCTCTGCCGGGCGAGTTCCCGGCCGCCGTCGCCGCTGATCGAGAAGGTGTACGCGTGCGCCGTCAGGGCCTGCCAGTTCACGCGCTGCCCGGTGCAGGTGTCCGGCAGGTCCAGTTCGGCGGGGGTGGGGTAGCGCCCGTCGATGGAATTCTCGCGGTAGGTCTCCAGCGCGCGGGTCAGGTCGTTGGCGCAGTTCTGGGCGCTGAGCTGCGCCTCCAGGCCGTCGGGCGTGCTGGCCCGCGCCTGGGCCGCCTTCAGGACCTGCACCTGCGCTTCCAGGGCGGCGACGCGGCGGGTCAGGGCCTCGTTCTGGACGCGCGCCTGGGTGTCCTGGCACGCGCCCAGGGCCGGCATCAGCAGGAGGGGCAGCAGGGCGCGGACGCTCACACGGCGCAGCGTAGCGTCCGGGCCGCTCCTGACCCCACCACCGTTCTCACATGTGGACTCATGCGGCACCGCGGCCCTCAGCGGTCGAGGACCGACACGATCTCCACGTGGCTCGTCTGCGGGTAGAAGTCGTGCGGCGTGACCGGACCCAGCGTCCACCCGCGCCGCACGAGGTCGCCCACGTCGCGCGCCCACGTCGCCGGGTCGCACGACACGTACACGATCCGGTCGGCGGTGCTGTCCTGGAGCTGGTCGCGGGCGGCGTCGTCCAGGCCGGCGCGCGGCGGATCGACCACCACGACGTCCGCGCCGATCTCGGTGAGCAGCGCGGCGTCGCCCTGGCGGAACTTCAGGTTCTTCAGGGGCGCGCCCGCCAGGTCCTTGCGGCCGCGTGCCAGCGCCTCCGGGTCGGTGTCGAGCACCGTCACGCGCCGGAAGTGCGGAGCGAGGTGCCGGCCGATCGCGCCGGTGCCGCCGTACAGGTCGACTGCGTGGTCACCCTGCCCCGCCAGCGCCGCCGCGCGCCGGTACGCCAGGGCGGCGGCGGGCGGGTTCACCTGCGCGAAGCCCGTGGCCGAGATGCTGAGCTGCACGTCCCCGAAGTCCTCCTGGATCTCGCTCTCGCCGGCGATCAGCTGCACGCCCGCGCTGAAGCGCCGCCCGGCGGGCACGGCCAGCGACACGCCCACCACGCCGGCGTCCATCAGATGATCGCTGGCGCGCAGGAACGTGCGCGGCTCGCCCGCCCCGATCAGTGCGGCGACCACCTCACCGGTCTTGTGGCTGGCCCGGAACGCGACCTCGCCGGCCGGGTCGAGGGCCGTGGGGTCGAGCTTGCGCACGATGGCGGTGATCTGGGCCATGACCAGCGGATCGTCCTCGAAGACCTGGGCGGCGCTGCCGCGGCGCTCGCGGTAGCCCAGGCCCTGCGGGGTGATCAGGTACTGCGCGGTGTTGCGGTAGTGCCACGCCTCGGGGCTGGGCACCGTGTCGGCCACGTCGTGGCGCAGCTTGCCGATGCGCGTCAGGGCCTCTTCCACGAAGGCGCGTTTGTACACGAGCTGCGCGTCGTAGCTGGCGTGCGCGAGGTCGGCGGTGGGCAGCTCCGGGCCGTCCACGCGGTCGGGGCTGCGGCGCAACACCTCGGCCACGCGACCCTGGCGCACGCCCTTGCCGCTGCGCAGGGTCACGGTCACGCGCTCGCCCGGCAGCGCGCCGCGCACCAGCACCACGCCGGAGTCGTCGCGCGCCAGGCCCAGCCCTCCCGCGACGAGTTTCTCGATTTCCAGCGTGGTCAGGGGCTCAGACATACCGCCCAGGGTAGCGTCCGGACGCAGGCGGCGGGCAGGGGCGCGCGTTAAGGAGCGCGTTAACGCCGGATGTCCGTGCCGGGGCTAGCCTGGGCCCATGACGCCTCCCGACGCCCGGCCCGCCGCGCCGTCGCTCCTGGTCGTGGAGGACGACCCGGGCATCCGCGAGTACCTGTCGCTGGGCTTTCACTACGAGGGCTTCCGGGTGCGCACGGCCGCCACGGGCTCCGAGGCGCTGGCGGAGGCGGCGCGCGAGGCGCCGGACGTGCTGCTGCTGGACGTGATGCTGCCGGGCCTGGACGGCTTCGCGGTGCTGCGCGCCCTGCGCGAGCGCAGCCAGGTGCCGGTGCTGATGCTCACCGCGCGCGACGGCGTGGACGACCGCATCGCGGGCCTCACGGGCGGCGCGGACGACTACCTCGTCAAGCCCTTCCACTTCGGGGAACTGGTCGCGCGGGTGCACGCGCTGCTGCGCCGCGCCCAGCCGGAGCGCAGCCGCGTGCTGAGCTACGCGGACGTGACCCTGGACACCGACCTGCGCGAGGCGGCCCGCGCGGGCCGGGCGCTCGACCTCAGTCCGCGGGCACTGGGACTGCTCGAGGCGCTGCTGCGCCACCCGGAGCGGGCGCTGTCCAAGTCGCTGCTGCTCGACACCGTGTGGGGGCCGGCCTTCCTGGGCGACGACAACATCGTGGAGGTGTACGTGCGCCAGCTGCGCCGCGCGCTGGGCGACCCGGACCTGATCCACACGGTGCGCGGGGTGGGCTACGCGCTGCGCCTGAAAAGCGCATGATCCACGTGGAGGAGGGGCCGGAGCGCGCGGCGGCCGGTGCCCGGCGGTGGGCGCGGCCCGACCGTCCAGCCGGCATGACGCTGCGCGCGCGGCTGCTGGCGCTGCTGGTGCTGGTGCTGCTCGCGGCCTTCGCGGTGGCGGGCACGGCGGTCACGCTGGGCGTGCGCGCGTCCGCGTGGGCGCAGACGGAACAGGCGGTCACGCGCTCGCTGGCGGGCGTGAACCTGTCCGGGGCCGGCGTGGACGGCCAGGACGCGCGGCTGGGCGTGTGGTACCGCCGCCTGTCGGAAGAAGCGCTGGGCCTGCACACACGCGGCGCGCTGATCCTGCCGGACGGCCGCACCTACGGCACGGACTCGGCGCCGACGGACGTGGACGCCGGCGCCCTGGCCCGCGCGCGGCAGGCCGGGCAGGCCGTCAGCGGCGACACGCGGCTCACGAGCACGCCGGGCGGCACGGTGCTGGCGCTGGACGTGCCGCGCGCAGAGGTGGACGCCCTGGCGCGGCACACCGCGCTGCTGTTCGCGGGGGTGGGGGCCGCGACGCTGCTGCTGGCGGGCGTGGGCGCGTGGTGGCTGCTGAGCCTGGGCCTGAGCCCGGTGCGCTCCATGGCCCGCCGCGCCGAGGGGCTGCACCCCGCCGGGCTGGCAGACGCCGACCTGAGCGCCCGGCTGCCGCTGCCAGGCCCGCGCGACGAGGTGCGCTCGCTGGCCGAGAGTGTCAACCGCCTGCTGGCGCGGCTGGAAGACAGCGTGTCGCGCCTGCGCGCCGAGGAAGCCCGCACGCGCGCCTTCGCCGCCGACGCCAGCCACGAGCTGCGCACGCCGCTGGCCGCGATCACCGGCAGCCTGGAGGTGCTGGAGCGCGCCGGTGACGACCCGGACGTGCGCGAGCGCCTGCACGTCACGCTGCGCCGGGAGACGCGCCGCGCCGCCCGGCTGGTCGAGGACCTGCTGACCCTGACGCGCCTGGACGCCGGAGGGGGCCTGCGC
This window of the Deinococcus metalli genome carries:
- a CDS encoding sensor histidine kinase, producing MIHVEEGPERAAAGARRWARPDRPAGMTLRARLLALLVLVLLAAFAVAGTAVTLGVRASAWAQTEQAVTRSLAGVNLSGAGVDGQDARLGVWYRRLSEEALGLHTRGALILPDGRTYGTDSAPTDVDAGALARARQAGQAVSGDTRLTSTPGGTVLALDVPRAEVDALARHTALLFAGVGAATLLLAGVGAWWLLSLGLSPVRSMARRAEGLHPAGLADADLSARLPLPGPRDEVRSLAESVNRLLARLEDSVSRLRAEEARTRAFAADASHELRTPLAAITGSLEVLERAGDDPDVRERLHVTLRRETRRAARLVEDLLTLTRLDAGGGLRLEPLEPWPLLLETAEAARHLAPHLTLTVTADPDVRRARVNADRTRLEGAVWNLLRNAMTATPAGGTVHVALRSEGHALRVSVRNPARLSEALLARMFDRFARGPDAPPGGAGLGLAIVQATARAHGGDATATQHEHDLDVSVTLPRLE
- a CDS encoding HAD family hydrolase, which codes for MPIRLIATDLDGTLLRSDLSVSPRTRTTLDAARRAGLHVVPVTARQPRGVRRIAEAAGFTGWALCGNGAHGVHLGTGETLFAAHVESDVQRALAVALAARVPGTLFVSVREGGEVFVAQAGYAQLAHFEDHKREPADMGAHDLDAVLAEPSLKFIVRHPTLTPRDLLPELRALGLPGFAVTHSGAPFLEVLAEGVSKAWGLTRLCAHLGVQREEVLAFGDAPNDAEMLAWAGRGVAMANADPEARDAAGEMTASNDDDGVARVIEALLA
- a CDS encoding response regulator transcription factor; amino-acid sequence: MTPPDARPAAPSLLVVEDDPGIREYLSLGFHYEGFRVRTAATGSEALAEAAREAPDVLLLDVMLPGLDGFAVLRALRERSQVPVLMLTARDGVDDRIAGLTGGADDYLVKPFHFGELVARVHALLRRAQPERSRVLSYADVTLDTDLREAARAGRALDLSPRALGLLEALLRHPERALSKSLLLDTVWGPAFLGDDNIVEVYVRQLRRALGDPDLIHTVRGVGYALRLKSA
- a CDS encoding 4'-phosphopantetheinyl transferase superfamily protein, yielding MIVAVGHDLIEIERIRGMLAREGRRAEKLFAPTELAYCARLSDPAPSLAARFAAKEAFQKVWPRPHGWRDVWVQRDRTPDGPFPFAPPVLGYAPHIAAEMQERGWVAHLTLTHTKEHASAVVVLEAR
- a CDS encoding HepT-like ribonuclease domain-containing protein; translation: MSASEPLAALFPDLRLNTVAALLRSGQPAWAAVGVARVRVFGSVARGEARAESDIDLLVDFVPGPARGLLDVMRARAVLEGLLARRVDVVTEAALTPPLRAEILADAVDVMAVPTPLPAAHRAKRWRFRVVELLEILDRLAAHVSGLTYATFVRDERTRDAALLLLLRLGEGTKYIPQSVQDTHPAVPWALLRDIRNVVAHNYFGLDPALVWHTVTVELPALRPAVQALADTPERVSP
- a CDS encoding class I SAM-dependent RNA methyltransferase — its product is MSEPLTTLEIEKLVAGGLGLARDDSGVVLVRGALPGERVTVTLRSGKGVRQGRVAEVLRRSPDRVDGPELPTADLAHASYDAQLVYKRAFVEEALTRIGKLRHDVADTVPSPEAWHYRNTAQYLITPQGLGYRERRGSAAQVFEDDPLVMAQITAIVRKLDPTALDPAGEVAFRASHKTGEVVAALIGAGEPRTFLRASDHLMDAGVVGVSLAVPAGRRFSAGVQLIAGESEIQEDFGDVQLSISATGFAQVNPPAAALAYRRAAALAGQGDHAVDLYGGTGAIGRHLAPHFRRVTVLDTDPEALARGRKDLAGAPLKNLKFRQGDAALLTEIGADVVVVDPPRAGLDDAARDQLQDSTADRIVYVSCDPATWARDVGDLVRRGWTLGPVTPHDFYPQTSHVEIVSVLDR